A region from the Brassica napus cultivar Da-Ae chromosome C8, Da-Ae, whole genome shotgun sequence genome encodes:
- the LOC106415160 gene encoding glutathione reductase, chloroplastic produces MASTPKLTTTISSSPSLQILCRKLPIAINLPSSSTSRSLPKTLSHLSSLRPRVASVSNHRYYSSSRRFSVRAQNDNGADSDRHYDFDLFTIGAGSGGVRASRFATSYGASAAVCELPFSTISSDTAGGVGGTCVLRGCVPKKLLVYASKYTHEFEDSHGFGWKYDTEPSHDWSTLIANKNAELQRLTGIYKNILNNANVKLIEGRGKVIDPHTVDVDGKIYTTRNILIAVGGRPFIPDIPGREFAIDSDAALDLPSKPKKIAIVGGGYIALEFAGIFNGLNSEVHVFIRQKKVLRGFDEDVRDFVGEQMSLRGIEFHTEESPEAIIKAGDGSFSLKTSKGTVDGFSHVMFATGRKPNTKNLGLENVGVKLAKNGAIEVDEYSRTSVPSIYAVGDVTDRINLTPVALMEGMALAKTLFQNDPTKPDYRAVPCAVFAQPPIGTVGLTEEQAIEQYGDIDVFTSNFKPLKATLSGLPDRVFMKLIVCANTNKVLGVHMCGEDSPEIIQGFGVAVKAGLTKADFDATVGVHPTAAEEFVTMRTPTRKIRKESSEGKANVEAKTAV; encoded by the exons ATGGCTTCGACTCCGAAGCTAACCACTACAATTTCATCTTCCCCATCTCTTCAAATCCTCTGCAGAAAACTCCCAATCGCAATCAACCTACCATCTTCTTCAACCTCTCGTTCCCTCCCTAAAACCTTATCCCATCTCTCCTCTCTCCGTCCCCGCGTCGCCTCAGTCTCAAACCACCGCTACTACTCCTCCTCTCGCCGCTTTTCCGTCCGTGCGCAAAACGACAACGGAGCAGACTCGGATCGCCACTACGACTTTGATCTCTTCACCATCGGCGCCGGAAGCGGCGGCGTCCGCGCCTCCCGCTTCGCCACGAGCTACGGAGCGTCCGCCGCCGTCTGCGAGCTCCCCTTTTCCACCATATCTTCCGATACCGCCGGTGGCGTCGGAGGAAC GTGTGTACTTAGAGGATGTGTACCAAAGAAGCTACTAGTGTATGCATCCAAATACACTCACGAGTTTGAAGACAGTCACGGCTTTGGTTGGAAGTATGACACTGAGCCTTCTCATGACTGGAGTACATTGATTGCCAACAAGAACGCTGAGCTGCAGCGCCTTACTGGTATCTACAAGAACATACTCAACAATGCTAATGTCAAGTTGATCGAAGGTCGTGGAAAG GTTATAGACCCACACACTGTTGATGTAGATGGGAAAATCTATACTACGAGAAACATTCTGATTGCAGTTGGTGGACGTCCCTTCATTCCTGACATTCCGGGAAGAGAGTTTGCCATAGATTCAGATGCAGCACTCGATTTGCCTTCCAAGCCCAAGAAGATTGCAATCGTTGGTGGTGGCTACATAGCCCTGGAGTTTGCGGGAATTTTTAATGGTCTTAACAGtgaggttcatgtttttatAAGGCAAAAGAAGGTGCTGAGGGGGTTTGATGAAGAC GTTAGGGATTTTGTTGGAGAGCAGATGTCTTTAAGAGGCATTGAGTTCCACACAGAAGAATCACCTGAAGCCATCATCAAAGCTGGAGATGGCTCATTCTCTCTGAAGACCAGCAAGGGAACTGTTGATGGGTTTTCGCATGTTATGTTTGCAACTGGTCGCAAGCCTAATACAAAG AACTTAGGGTTGGAAAATGTTGGCGTTAAGTTGGCAAAAAATGGAGCAATAGAG GTTGATGAATATTCAAGGACATCTGTTCCTTCCATCTATGCTGTTGGGGATGTCACTGACCGGATCAATTTGACTCCAGTCGCCCTGATGGAGGGAATGGCATTGGCCAAAACCTTGTTCCAAAATGATCCAACAAAGCCTGATTATAG AGCTGTTCCCTGCGCCGTTTTCGCCCAGCCACCTATTGGAACAGTTGGTCTAACTGAAGAGCAG GCCATAGAACAATATGGAGACATCGATGTTTTCACATCAAACTTTAAGCCATTGAAGGCCACGCTTTCAGGACTTCCAGACAGGGTGTTTATGAAACTCATTGTCTGTGCAAACACTAATAAAGTTCTAGGTGTACACATGTGTGGAGAGGATTCACCCGAAATCATCCAG GGATTTGGAGTGGCAGTAAAAGCTGGCTTAACTAAGGCCGACTTTGACGCTACAGTGGGTGTTCACCCCACAGCGGCTGAAGAGTTCGTCACTATGAGGACTCCAACCAGGAAGATCCGCAAAGAATCCTCTGAG GGAAAGGCAAATGTTGAGGCTAAAACAGCTGTCTAG